In Streptomyces nojiriensis, the sequence CGCGCCGCATGGCCGAGGAGCGCATCCCCAACCAGGTCGACAAGTCCATCCAGACCACGCGCCGCTTCGACGCGCTCAAGCTCTGGGTGACCCTGCGCGTCATGGGCGCCGACGGTGTCGGCTCGCTCTTCGACGAGGTCATCGACCTGGCCGCGGCCGGCTGGGACGTCATCGACGCCGACCCGCGCTTCGAGGTCGTCGTCAAGCCGCAGATCTCCACCCTCGTCTTCCGCTACGTCCCCGAGGGCGACGAGATCCGCGCCGACCTGGTCGACGAGGCCAACCTGCACGCCCGCAAGGCCCTGTTCGCCTCCGGTGAGGCCGTCGTCGCCGGCACCAAGGTGGACGGGAAGCAGTACCTGAAGTTCACCCTCCTCAACCCGCAGACCACGACGGCCGACATCGCGGCCGTCCTCGACCTTCTCGCCGCACATGCCGAGCAGTTCCTGGGAGAATCCCTTGCCCTCCACCGCTGAGACCCACGACTTCATCGGCATCGGCGTCGGTCCGTTCAATCTCGGACTCGCCTGCCTGACCGCCCCGCTCGACGAGATCGACGGTCTCTTCATCGAGTCGAAGCCGCACTTCGAGTGGCATGCCGGGATGTTCCTGGACGGCGCCCACCTGCAGACGCCCTTCATGTCGGACCTGGTCACGCTCGCCGACCCGACCTCGCCCTTCTCCTTCCTGAACTACCTGAAGGACAAGGACCGGCTGTACTCCTTCTACATCCGGGAGAACTTCTACCCGCTGCGGGCCGAGTACAACGACTACTGCCGCTGGGCCGCCGACCGCCTCGACAACGTCCGGTGGTCCACCTCGGTCACCGAGGTCACCTACGACGAGCAGGCCGGCCTGTACGAGGTCCACACGGACCGGGGCGAGACCCACCGGGCCCCCCGCCTGGTCCTGGGCACCGGCACCCCGCCGCACGTCCCGCAGTCCTGCGAGGGCCTCGGCGGCGACTCCCTGCACAACTCCGCCTACATGCAGAACAAGGCGGAGCTGCAGAAGAAGAAGTCGATCACCCTCGTCGGCTCCGGCCAGAGCGCGGCCGAGATCTACTACGACCTCCTCGCCGAGATCGACGTCCACGGCTACCAGCTCAACTGGGTCACCCGCTCACCGCGGTTCTTCCCGCTGGAGTACACGAAGCTGACCCTGGAGATGACCTCCCCCGAGTACGTGGACTACTTCCACGCGCTCCCCGAGGACACCCGGTACCGGCTGGAGACCCAGCAGAAGAACCTCTTCAAGGGCATCGACGGCGACCTGATCAACGCCATCTTCGACCTGCTCTACCAGAAGAAGATCAGCATGCCGGGCCAGGTCCCGACCACCCTGCTGACCAACACCTCCCTCAACAGCACCGCGTACGACACCACCACGGGCACGTACACACTGGGGCTGCGCCAGGAGGAGCAGGAGCGGGACTTCTCCCTCACCTCCGAGGGCCTGGTCCTGGCCACCGGCTACAAGTACACGTTCCCGGAGTTCCTGAACCCGGTGCGCGACCGCCTGAACTTCGACGGGCACGGCCGTCTCGACGCCGCCCGCAACTACAGCATCGACACCACGGGCCGCGGGGTCTACCTGCAGAACGGCACCACCCACAACCACTCCCTCACCTCGCCCGACCTGGGCATGGCGGCGTACCGGAACGCGTACATCGTCGGTGAGCTCCTCGGCCGCGAGCACTACAAGGTCGAGAAGTCCATCGCGTTCCAGCAGTTCGCCGCCCCGGAAGGCACCCTCTGATGAGCACCACCGAACTCCTCTTCTCCCGCACCGATACGGAACTCGGTTCCTTCGCCGTGCGCCCCCTGGACCCCTTCGCCGACGCGGAGCTGCTCCACGGCTGGGTCACCCACCCGAAGGCCTCGTTCTGGATGATGCAGGACGCGTCCCTGCCGGACGTCGAGCGCGAGTACATGAGGATCGCCGCCCACGAGCACCACCAGGCCTTCATCGGCCTGCACGAGGGCCGCCCCGCGTTCCTCATGGAGACCTACGACCCGTCCGAGCTGGAGCTGGTCGGCCTCTACGACGCCCGGCACGGCGATGTCGGCATGCACTTCCTCGTCGCCCCGAGCGACACCCCGCTGCACGGCTTCACCCGCGCCGTCATCACCACGGTGATGGCCGCGATCTTCGCCGACCCGGCCGCCGAGCGCGTCGTCGTCGAGCCGGACGTCGCCAACACCGCCGTGCACGCCCTGAACGAGGCCGTCGGCTTCGTGCCGGAGCGCCAGGTCACCAAGCCGGAGAAGGAAGCCCTGCTGAGCTTCTGCACCCGCGCCCAGTTCGAGGCCGCCACGGCCGCCCAGGGGGTGTCCATATGAGCCTCGCCGACGCCGTCGCCCACCTCTCCCCCGAGCTGTGGACCCGCGCCAACCGCGCCCTGGTCCGCAAGGGCCTCGCGGAGTTCTCCCACGAGCGCCTGCTGACCCCGAAGCCGCTGGGCGAAGGCCTCTACTCGGTCCTCAGCGACGACTCCACCGTGGAGTACCGCTTCAAGGCCGTCCTGCACGCCCTCGACCACTGGTCGGTCGACGAGGCCTCCATCACCCGCCACCGGGGCGGCGCCGAGCTGGAGCTGGACGCCCTCGACTTCCACATCGAGCTGCGCGAGTCCCTGGGCCTGAGCCCCGAGGTGCTGCCCGTCTACCTGGAGGAGATCTCCTCCACCCTGGCCGGCACCGGCTACAAGTACACGAAGCCGCAGGTCTCCTCCGACGTCCTCGCGAAGTCCTCCTTCCAGGACATCGAGACGGG encodes:
- a CDS encoding lysine N(6)-hydroxylase/L-ornithine N(5)-oxygenase family protein, whose amino-acid sequence is MPSTAETHDFIGIGVGPFNLGLACLTAPLDEIDGLFIESKPHFEWHAGMFLDGAHLQTPFMSDLVTLADPTSPFSFLNYLKDKDRLYSFYIRENFYPLRAEYNDYCRWAADRLDNVRWSTSVTEVTYDEQAGLYEVHTDRGETHRAPRLVLGTGTPPHVPQSCEGLGGDSLHNSAYMQNKAELQKKKSITLVGSGQSAAEIYYDLLAEIDVHGYQLNWVTRSPRFFPLEYTKLTLEMTSPEYVDYFHALPEDTRYRLETQQKNLFKGIDGDLINAIFDLLYQKKISMPGQVPTTLLTNTSLNSTAYDTTTGTYTLGLRQEEQERDFSLTSEGLVLATGYKYTFPEFLNPVRDRLNFDGHGRLDAARNYSIDTTGRGVYLQNGTTHNHSLTSPDLGMAAYRNAYIVGELLGREHYKVEKSIAFQQFAAPEGTL
- a CDS encoding GNAT family N-acetyltransferase, which produces MSTTELLFSRTDTELGSFAVRPLDPFADAELLHGWVTHPKASFWMMQDASLPDVEREYMRIAAHEHHQAFIGLHEGRPAFLMETYDPSELELVGLYDARHGDVGMHFLVAPSDTPLHGFTRAVITTVMAAIFADPAAERVVVEPDVANTAVHALNEAVGFVPERQVTKPEKEALLSFCTRAQFEAATAAQGVSI